The Mus caroli chromosome 1, CAROLI_EIJ_v1.1, whole genome shotgun sequence genome has a window encoding:
- the Pms1 gene encoding PMS1 protein homolog 1 isoform X4: MLCLLLAGLTEIERVGTTVTALKLFKNLPVRKQFYSTAKKCKDELKNVQDLLISYGVLKPDVRITFVHNKAVIWQKSRVPDHRMALMSVLGTAVMGNMESVEQHCEESQIYLSGFFPKHDADHNSTSLSTPERSFIFINSRPVHHKDILKLIRRYYNLKCLKESTRLYPIFFLKIDVPSAEVDINLTPDKSQVLLQNKESVLIALENLMMTCYGPLPTTESSENNRLDVSSANMVVSQTAETDVLFNKMESSGNSYPNADTSAIHFQKDESRKNIDHHLNEQINIGNSFDGHFSGDINKDTFQNIPMNNLSSETNQTNHSETHSVGSFEHIQGENGRNGTGGSGGDGREALPEKALEICADDWSRGNLCNSMGENIEPVKILVPQKSFSCKVTNSHPSLEPENLSDGPCSRTSNVIHNRSGQLTAYDLISNRAVKKPMSASALFIQDHRTQFLTENPKTGLEDATEQIKARWETLSEEEKHKYEEKAKKDLERYNNQMKKAIEQETQVSLKDGRKKIRATSSWGWTQKHKVKDSSNQPKLDELFQSQNEKKKSENIKITEVPFSMENLKVNLKKQKEVDLAEKDEICLIHSLKFPDAWLVTSRADVMLLNPYRVEEALLFKRLLENHKLLAEPLEKPIILTESLLNGSHYLEVLRKMSTVEERGSGSAYLCDPRLTANGFKIRLTQGVSSTENYLEIEGMAQCLPFYGIMDLKEILNAIVNKNAKEIYECRPRKVINYLEGEAVRLSRQLPMYLPREDVQDLIYRMKHQFGKEIKGCVHGRPFFHHLTHLPGTS; the protein is encoded by the exons GCAGTTATTTGGCAGAAAAGCAGAGTTCCAGATCACAGGATGGCTCTAATGTCGGTTCTGGGAACTGCTGTAATGGGCAACATGGAATCTGTTGAGCAACATTGTGAAGAATCACAG ATTTACCTAAGTGGATTCTTCCCAAAGCATGATGCAGACCACAATTCCACAAGTCTTTCAACCCCAGAGAGAAGTTTCATCTTTATTAATAGTCGACCAGTACATCATAAAGATATACTTAAG TTAATTCGACGCTACTATAATCTGAAGTGCCTAAAGGAGTCTACCCGCTTGTatcccattttctttctgaaaattgaTGTTCCATCAGCTGAGGTGGATATAAATCTAACACCAGATAAAAGTCAAGTGTTATTACAGAATAAG GAATCTGTTTTAATTGCTCTTGAAAATCTGATGATGACCTGTTATGGACCACTACCCACTACAGAGTCTTCTGAAAATAACAGACTAGATGTTTCCTCAGCCAACATGGTTGTTAGTCAGACAGCCGAAACAGATGTGCTTTTTAATAAAATGGAATCATCTGGAAATAGTTATCCAAATGCTGATACTTCGGCTATTCACTTCCAAAAGGATGAATCTAGAAAAAACATTGATCATCATTTAAATGAACAGATAAATATAGGCAATTCTTTTGATGGTCATTTTAGTGGTGACATTAATAAGGACACATTTCAAAATATTCCTATGAATAATTTATCATCAGAGACTAATCAGACTAATCACagtgaaactcattctgtaggttCTTTTGAGCACATCCAAGGAGAAAATGGCAGGAATGGTacaggaggaagtgggggagatgggagagaagcACTTCCCGAGAAAGCTCTGGAAATCTGTGCAGACGATTGGAGCAGAGGAAATCTGTGTAATTCAATGGGAGAGAATATCGAACCTGTGAAAATTTTAGTGCCACAAAAGAGCTTTTCATGTAAAGTGACCAATAGTCACCCAAGCCTTGAACCAGAGAATCTCAGTGATGGTCCTTGTAGCAGAACATCAAATGTAATCCATAACAGATCTGGACAGCTTACAGCCTATGACTTAATTAGCAATCGAGCAGTCAAGAAGCCCATGTCAGCCAGTGCCCTGTTCATTCAAGACCACCGCACTCAGTTCCTCACAGAGAATCCCAAGACTGGTTTGGAGGATGCGACAGAACAAATTAAAGCACGATGGGAGACACTGAGTGAAGAGGAAAAGCACAA ATATGAGGAAAAGGCTAAAAAGGACTTGGAACGATACAATAACCAGATGAAGAAAGCTATTGAACAAGAGACACAAGTATCATTAAAAGACGGCAGGAAAAAGATAAGGGCCACCAGTTCGTGGGGCTGGACACAGAAACATAAGGTGAAAGACTCATCTAATCAGCCAAAACTTGATGAGCTCTTTCAGTCccagaatgaaaagaagaagagtgaaaatattaaaataacagaGGTTCCCTTTTCTATGGAAAACTTAAAAGTGAActtgaagaaacaaaaggaagttGACTTAGCGGAGAAGGATGAGATTTGCCTGATCCACAGTCTCAAGTTTCCTGATGCGTGGCTGGTCACGTCCAGAGCAGATGTCATGTTACTGAACCCGTACAGAGTGGAGGAAGCCCTGCTATTTAAAAGACTTCTTGAGAATCATAAACTCCTTGCAGAACCACTGGAAAAGCCAATTATATTAACAGAGAG tcttcTTAATGGGTCTCATTATCTAGAGGTTTTACGTAAAATGTCAACAGTTGAGGAAAGAGGCAGTGGATCAGCTTACCTGTGTGACCCTCGTCTTACAGCAAATGGCTTCAAGATCAGATTGACACAAG GAGTTTCCAGTACTGAGAACTACTTGGAAATAGAAGGAATGGCTCAGTGTCTCCCATTCTATGGAATAATGGATTTAAAGGAAATTCTTAATGCTATAGTAAACAAGAATGCAAAGGAGATTTATGAATGTAGACCTCGAAAAGTAATAAATTATCTGGAG GGAGAAGCCGTCCGTCTATCCAGACAGCTACCCATGTACTTACCAAGAGAGGATGTCCAAGATCTTATCTATAGAATGAAGCACCAGTtcggaaaagaaattaaaggctgtGTTCATGGCCGCCCATTTTTTCATCATTTGACCCATCTTCCAGGAACTTCATGA